Proteins from a single region of bacterium:
- the ubiE gene encoding bifunctional demethylmenaquinone methyltransferase/2-methoxy-6-polyprenyl-1,4-benzoquinol methylase UbiE yields the protein MRPQRVDSVEPSGIRVGRGGASPEEKVRYVRRMFGAIAPRYDRANLFISAGLHRLWKRITVGLANVRPGARALDVCCGTGDIALMLAQRVGPDGRVVGLDFTPEMIDIARRRAAAAGFASVCRFVPGDTQALPFADGTFDVVTVGFGIRNVGDPPRALREWCRVLRPGGLVAVLEFSRPRNPVIRRLYNGYSFTLMPWLGRTATRHPDAYLYLPASVRAWPDQEAFGAMLRRAGFEGVRYRNFGSGITAVHLAIRPSASATV from the coding sequence GTGCGGCCCCAGCGCGTCGATTCGGTCGAGCCGTCCGGCATTCGCGTGGGGCGCGGCGGCGCGTCCCCCGAGGAGAAGGTCCGGTACGTCCGCCGGATGTTCGGCGCCATTGCCCCGCGGTATGACCGAGCCAACCTATTCATCAGCGCCGGCCTGCATCGGCTGTGGAAGCGGATCACCGTTGGCCTCGCGAACGTGCGGCCGGGAGCCCGCGCCCTCGACGTCTGCTGCGGCACGGGCGATATTGCCCTGATGCTGGCGCAGCGAGTCGGGCCGGACGGCCGCGTGGTCGGCCTCGACTTCACCCCGGAAATGATCGACATCGCCCGCCGGCGGGCGGCGGCTGCGGGGTTCGCGTCCGTCTGCCGCTTCGTTCCCGGCGACACCCAAGCACTGCCGTTTGCCGATGGGACGTTCGATGTGGTGACCGTAGGATTCGGGATCCGGAACGTAGGAGATCCGCCGCGGGCGCTGCGGGAGTGGTGCCGCGTCCTGCGGCCCGGCGGCCTCGTCGCGGTGCTCGAATTCAGCCGGCCGCGCAATCCGGTGATCCGGCGCCTCTACAACGGCTATTCATTCACCCTCATGCCGTGGCTCGGCCGGACGGCGACCCGGCATCCCGACGCCTACCTGTACCTGCCGGCGTCGGTGCGCGCGTGGCCCGATCAAGAGGCGTTCGGCGCGATGCTGCGACGCGCCGGGTTCGAGGGAGTCCGCTACCGCAACTTCGGCTCGGGGATCACGGCGGTTCATCTGGCCATTCGGCCGTCCGCGTCCGCGACGGTCTGA
- a CDS encoding IreB family regulatory phosphoprotein → MGEHEKTGVFQVGVHQMRDVGEVLRYVFDALRERGYNPTDQVVGYLVSGDPTYITSHRDARTLIRQLDRGRLLEELVRSYVDTKMGGKAAGQH, encoded by the coding sequence ATGGGGGAACATGAGAAGACTGGGGTCTTCCAGGTCGGCGTCCACCAGATGCGGGATGTCGGCGAGGTGCTGCGGTACGTGTTTGACGCGCTCCGGGAGCGTGGATATAACCCGACCGATCAGGTTGTCGGGTACCTCGTCTCCGGCGACCCGACCTACATCACGAGTCACCGGGATGCGCGGACCCTGATCCGGCAGCTGGACCGGGGGCGGCTGCTCGAGGAACTGGTTCGGAGCTATGTGGACACGAAGATGGGGGGAAAGGCCGCTGGCCAGCATTGA
- the murA gene encoding UDP-N-acetylglucosamine 1-carboxyvinyltransferase, whose protein sequence is MWTRRWGERPLASIEVAQDTRVERLLIEGGRALRGRLRVAGAKNSSLAVIAAAALAADVSTIENVPRCRDVFTLLAILRALGMRAEFTRSGRLEVDARRIDTHVAPYDLCRQMRASYYAAGVLLARLGRAEVPLPGGDDFGTRPVDFHMRGFEALGARITTQHGYLKAEAREIAPATFYVPRSSVGTTINVMLAAARTRGLTTLQNAAREPEVVDTAVFLSLLGARVRGAGTPTVTVEGTPDLRGATHAIIPDRIEAGTYVIAAAATHGDILVEGLISEHVTALLTKLSDAGATIDSDPLGARVRVERDLRPIEIDTAPYPGFATDYHPQCAAMLAGVLGQSAIRETVFENRFQYTPELRRMGAELRVDGDTVIINGVPRLSGASVEALDIRAGAAVVIAGLTAQGTTEISNIEHLDRGYEGMEDKLRSLGAEVQRVKI, encoded by the coding sequence ATGTGGACACGAAGATGGGGGGAAAGGCCGCTGGCCAGCATTGAGGTTGCGCAAGACACCCGGGTCGAACGGCTCCTGATCGAAGGCGGCCGGGCGCTCCGCGGCCGCCTCCGTGTTGCCGGCGCGAAGAACAGCTCGCTCGCGGTGATCGCGGCCGCCGCGCTGGCCGCGGACGTCTCGACGATCGAAAATGTCCCGCGGTGCCGGGACGTCTTCACGCTGCTCGCCATCTTGAGGGCCCTCGGCATGCGGGCCGAGTTCACCCGCTCCGGACGGCTCGAGGTCGATGCCCGGCGCATCGACACGCACGTCGCGCCCTACGATCTGTGCCGCCAGATGCGCGCGTCGTACTACGCGGCGGGGGTGCTGCTGGCACGGCTGGGACGGGCGGAAGTTCCGCTGCCGGGCGGGGACGACTTCGGGACGCGGCCGGTCGACTTCCACATGCGGGGCTTCGAAGCCCTCGGCGCGCGCATCACGACCCAGCACGGCTACCTCAAGGCCGAGGCGCGCGAGATCGCGCCGGCGACGTTCTACGTGCCCCGGAGCAGTGTAGGGACGACGATCAACGTCATGCTGGCGGCCGCCCGGACGCGCGGCCTCACGACCCTGCAGAACGCGGCCCGCGAGCCGGAGGTCGTCGACACCGCGGTGTTTCTCTCACTGCTCGGCGCGCGTGTGCGCGGCGCGGGGACTCCGACCGTCACCGTCGAGGGGACGCCGGACCTGCGCGGGGCGACCCACGCGATCATCCCCGACCGCATCGAAGCCGGCACCTACGTGATCGCCGCGGCCGCGACGCACGGGGACATCCTCGTGGAGGGCCTGATCTCCGAGCACGTCACCGCGCTGCTGACGAAGCTGTCGGACGCGGGCGCCACGATTGACTCCGACCCCCTCGGCGCGCGGGTCCGCGTGGAGCGGGATCTGCGGCCGATCGAGATCGATACGGCGCCGTATCCGGGGTTTGCGACGGACTACCATCCGCAGTGCGCGGCGATGCTCGCCGGCGTCCTCGGGCAGAGCGCGATCCGGGAGACGGTGTTCGAGAACCGCTTCCAGTACACCCCCGAACTGCGCCGCATGGGCGCGGAACTACGGGTGGACGGTGATACCGTGATCATCAACGGCGTGCCCCGTCTCAGCGGCGCGTCGGTCGAGGCGCTGGACATCCGCGCCGGCGCGGCGGTCGTGATCGCCGGGCTCACCGCGCAGGGGACGACCGAGATCTCGAACATCGAGCACCTCGACCGCGGTTACGAGGGAATGGAAGACAAGCTCCGCAGCCTCGGGGCGGAGGTCCAGCGCGTCAAGATCTAG
- a CDS encoding PaaI family thioesterase, whose translation MAAKSTTGPAQPRHPLIEKAFASEVPVAALIGFHVEEAGDGRSVLSFRAGPQHANPMGTLHGGVLCDVADAAMGLAFATTLAPDESFTTVSLDINFFRPVWQATLRVEGRVVNRGKSSGYVECDVTDRDGRWIARAHSTCFVLRGEQAKGR comes from the coding sequence ATGGCCGCGAAGTCCACGACCGGCCCGGCGCAGCCCCGGCATCCTCTGATTGAGAAAGCCTTTGCGTCCGAGGTTCCGGTTGCGGCGCTCATCGGGTTTCACGTCGAAGAGGCGGGCGACGGGCGCTCGGTTCTCTCGTTCCGGGCCGGTCCGCAGCACGCGAACCCGATGGGGACGCTTCACGGCGGCGTGCTGTGCGACGTAGCGGACGCGGCGATGGGCCTCGCGTTCGCGACGACGCTGGCACCCGACGAGTCGTTCACGACGGTGTCGCTCGACATCAACTTCTTTCGCCCGGTCTGGCAGGCGACGCTGCGGGTCGAGGGCCGAGTGGTCAACCGCGGCAAGAGCTCGGGCTACGTCGAGTGTGACGTCACGGACCGGGACGGCCGGTGGATCGCCAGGGCGCACTCGACCTGCTTCGTCCTGCGGGGGGAGCAAGCGAAAGGGCGATGA
- a CDS encoding HAD family phosphatase: protein MTRSRIRAFIFDLDGTLAETERLKALSYAAAARELRPDLTENRVVDAFSEFVGQTRDDMARNLTVRLGLEETAGARMTEFGVREPWQVLSAMRTRRYREVLADRGLLRAQRYPHNIALLHWARGEGYRTALCSMSHRDEIRKVLDALDLAGCFDVIASVDDVSRPKPDPEIDLLVARRLDLAPAECLVIEDSPPGVRAAIAANMAVIAVTTPLTREKFRDGALLDRHWVVGDPATLMTVVRERLEAVA from the coding sequence ATGACGCGGTCCCGGATCCGCGCGTTCATCTTCGACCTCGACGGGACCCTCGCCGAGACCGAGCGCCTGAAGGCGCTTTCGTACGCCGCCGCGGCGCGTGAGCTGCGGCCGGACCTCACCGAAAACCGTGTCGTGGACGCGTTCAGCGAGTTCGTCGGCCAAACGCGGGACGATATGGCGCGTAACCTGACCGTCCGGCTCGGGCTGGAGGAGACGGCGGGTGCGCGGATGACGGAGTTCGGCGTGCGCGAGCCGTGGCAGGTGCTGTCGGCCATGCGCACGCGCCGCTATCGGGAGGTGCTCGCCGACCGCGGGCTGCTGCGCGCGCAGCGATATCCCCACAACATCGCGCTTCTTCACTGGGCGCGCGGGGAAGGGTACCGGACGGCGCTGTGCAGCATGTCGCACCGCGACGAAATCCGGAAGGTCCTCGATGCGCTCGACCTCGCCGGCTGTTTCGATGTGATCGCGAGCGTCGACGACGTCTCGCGCCCGAAGCCGGACCCGGAGATCGACCTGCTCGTCGCGCGCCGGCTCGACCTCGCGCCGGCGGAGTGTCTCGTGATCGAGGACTCGCCGCCGGGCGTGCGGGCCGCGATCGCCGCGAACATGGCCGTGATCGCGGTCACCACGCCGCTGACACGGGAGAAGTTTCGGGACGGCGCGCTGCTGGACCGCCACTGGGTCGTCGGTGATCCCGCGACGCTGATGACGGTGGTGCGGGAGCGCCTCGAGGCGGTCGCGTGA
- a CDS encoding glucosidase, which produces MAGDAERRRLVEAHAGRAPWYKWGPYLSQRQWGTVREDYSAGGTAWDYFPHDHARSRAYRWGEDGLLGISDDRGRLCFAPVLWNGADPILKERLFGLNTFEGNHGEDVKEYYFFLDNTPTHSYMRALYKYPQRAFPYAQLVAENHRRGRDAPEFELIDTGIFDEGRYFDVTVEYAKAAPEDILIRITAANRGPESAPIHLLPTLWYRNTWAWGSGEAAPEMRAIAGPRPGGAWQTVRVLHSVIGDYRLACAGDPALLFTENESNAERLWGVPSRTRYVKDGINAAVVEGRADAVNPEAAGTKVAAHYVFTLAPAESRAVLLRLSRTGSDFDAAGRSAVRPSAGGAPPFVGAADVFLARQAEADAFHRALGPEGASDDARLVQRQALAGLLWSRQHYRYDVRRWLEGDPAGPVPPAQRRRGRNAGWDHVDAADVISMPDTWEYPWFAAWDLAFQCVPLALVDPEFAKRQLILIMREWYMHPNGELPAYEWAFGDVNPPVHAWAAWRVYAIDRVVRGKPDRGFLERVFHKLLLNFTWWVNRKDAEGRNIFQGGFLGLDNIGIFDRSQPLPTGGHLDQADGTAWMGMFCLNMLMIAMELAREDNAYEDVATKFFEHFLFIGAALNNIGGTGIPLWNDRDEFYYDVLHLPDETYRSLEIRSAVGLLPLFAVETIEPALLARLPEFRSRVEWVLANRADLAGLISRWHVPGAGEQRLLALARGHRMKRVLRRVLDPQEFLSDHGVRMMSRYHLEHPYMLDVGGRSYRVAYEPAESRTGLFGGNSNWRGPIWFPINFLLIEALCRFHTYYGDDFLVEHPTGSGRLRTLRAIAVDLGGRLTRIFLRDERGRRAVFGGNERFQTDPNWRDYLPFHEYFHGDHGAGLGASHQTGWTALVATLLADPPWGR; this is translated from the coding sequence ATGGCCGGCGATGCCGAACGCCGCCGGCTCGTCGAGGCGCACGCGGGACGCGCGCCGTGGTACAAATGGGGCCCGTATCTGTCGCAGCGGCAGTGGGGCACGGTGCGCGAGGACTACTCCGCCGGCGGCACAGCCTGGGACTATTTCCCGCACGACCACGCCCGTTCGCGCGCCTACCGGTGGGGAGAGGACGGCCTGCTCGGCATCTCCGACGACCGCGGGCGGCTGTGCTTCGCCCCGGTGCTCTGGAACGGCGCCGATCCGATTTTGAAGGAGCGGCTCTTCGGCCTCAACACGTTCGAAGGCAATCACGGCGAGGACGTCAAGGAATACTACTTCTTCCTCGACAACACGCCGACGCACTCGTACATGCGCGCGCTGTACAAGTATCCCCAGCGCGCGTTTCCATACGCGCAGCTGGTCGCCGAAAATCACCGGCGGGGCCGGGACGCGCCGGAGTTCGAGTTGATCGACACCGGCATCTTCGACGAGGGCCGGTATTTCGATGTCACGGTCGAGTATGCGAAGGCGGCGCCGGAGGACATCCTTATCCGAATTACCGCCGCGAACCGCGGGCCGGAGTCGGCGCCCATCCATCTTTTGCCGACGTTGTGGTATCGCAACACCTGGGCGTGGGGATCGGGCGAGGCCGCGCCGGAGATGCGGGCGATCGCGGGGCCGCGCCCGGGGGGGGCCTGGCAAACCGTGCGCGTCCTTCACTCCGTGATCGGCGACTACCGGTTGGCCTGCGCCGGTGATCCCGCGCTCCTGTTCACGGAGAACGAGAGCAACGCGGAACGGCTGTGGGGCGTGCCGAGCCGGACGCGCTACGTCAAAGACGGCATCAACGCCGCCGTCGTCGAGGGGCGAGCGGATGCCGTCAACCCGGAGGCCGCCGGCACCAAGGTCGCGGCCCACTACGTCTTCACGCTCGCGCCCGCCGAGTCGCGGGCCGTGCTGCTGCGCTTGTCGAGAACCGGCTCCGATTTCGACGCGGCCGGCCGGTCCGCCGTCAGACCGTCCGCCGGCGGGGCGCCGCCGTTCGTGGGCGCGGCGGACGTTTTCCTGGCCCGGCAGGCAGAGGCCGACGCGTTTCATCGGGCGCTCGGGCCCGAGGGGGCCTCGGACGACGCCCGCCTGGTGCAGCGTCAGGCGCTCGCCGGCCTGCTCTGGAGCAGGCAGCATTACCGCTACGATGTGCGGCGGTGGCTGGAGGGCGATCCCGCGGGTCCCGTGCCGCCGGCGCAGCGCAGGCGGGGCCGCAACGCCGGCTGGGACCACGTCGATGCCGCCGACGTGATCTCGATGCCCGACACGTGGGAGTATCCGTGGTTCGCGGCGTGGGACTTGGCGTTCCAGTGCGTCCCGCTCGCCCTCGTGGATCCCGAGTTCGCCAAGCGACAGCTGATCCTGATCATGCGCGAATGGTACATGCACCCCAACGGGGAGCTGCCGGCGTACGAATGGGCTTTCGGCGACGTCAACCCGCCGGTGCACGCGTGGGCCGCGTGGCGCGTCTACGCCATCGACCGCGTGGTCCGCGGGAAACCGGACCGGGGTTTCTTGGAGCGCGTCTTCCACAAGCTGCTGCTCAACTTCACCTGGTGGGTGAATCGGAAGGACGCGGAAGGCCGGAACATCTTCCAGGGCGGATTTCTCGGGCTCGACAACATCGGGATCTTCGACCGCAGCCAGCCGTTGCCCACCGGCGGCCACCTCGACCAAGCCGACGGGACCGCGTGGATGGGCATGTTCTGCCTCAACATGCTGATGATCGCGATGGAGCTGGCGCGCGAAGACAACGCCTATGAGGACGTCGCGACGAAGTTCTTCGAACACTTTCTGTTCATCGGCGCCGCCCTCAACAACATCGGCGGCACCGGCATCCCGCTGTGGAACGACCGCGACGAGTTCTACTACGACGTGCTGCACTTGCCCGATGAGACCTACCGGTCGCTCGAGATCCGATCCGCGGTCGGTCTGCTGCCGCTCTTTGCGGTGGAGACGATCGAACCGGCGTTGCTCGCGCGCCTGCCGGAATTCCGGTCGCGCGTCGAATGGGTGCTTGCGAACCGCGCGGATCTCGCCGGCCTGATTTCACGCTGGCACGTGCCCGGAGCGGGGGAACAGCGGCTGCTCGCGCTGGCGCGCGGACACCGGATGAAGCGCGTGCTGCGCCGGGTGCTCGATCCGCAGGAGTTTCTGAGCGACCACGGCGTGCGCATGATGAGCAGGTATCACTTGGAGCATCCGTACATGCTCGACGTCGGCGGCCGGTCGTATCGCGTTGCGTACGAGCCGGCCGAGTCGCGCACGGGCCTGTTCGGCGGAAACTCGAACTGGCGCGGTCCGATCTGGTTCCCGATCAACTTCCTGCTGATCGAGGCGCTGTGCCGGTTTCACACTTACTACGGCGACGATTTTTTGGTGGAGCACCCCACCGGCTCGGGGAGGCTGCGGACGCTGCGGGCGATCGCGGTCGATCTGGGCGGCCGCCTCACGCGGATCTTCCTCCGGGACGAGCGCGGCCGCCGCGCCGTCTTCGGCGGAAACGAGCGCTTTCAGACCGACCCGAACTGGCGCGACTACCTGCCGTTCCACGAGTATTTTCACGGCGACCACGGGGCCGGCCTCGGCGCGAGCCACCAGACCGGGTGGACCGCGCTCGTGGCCACGTTGCTGGCGGACCCGCCCTGGGGCCGTTGA
- a CDS encoding amylo-alpha-1,6-glucosidase, with protein MISFGRAICGDLPSALRREWLVTNGIGGYASGTLAGVNTRRYHGLLVAALAPPVGRTVLVAGLVEFAVVDGRRHPLSAHEFAGGTVEPAGHLHLERFDLDGMLPVWTYAVDDALIERRVWMAEGRNTTYVRYRLARGGGPIALHITPLVTRRDFHALRSGAGWRPDVGVAASGIAIRADGAPPYRLLAPRGRFTLDGMWWWNFLHREETARGLDDREDLYAPGAFELSLSEGEPAVLVATAEEAPDLDATASLGEARARQEALLRLAGAERADPVVRQLTLAADQFVVRRGAGRSVLAGYHWFNDWGRDAMIALPGLTLATGRPDDAAAILRTFVAAVRDGLLPNHFSHYASGEPAYNTADASLWFVLAAAAYLAAVRERGSPEDRELSAGVRRAVGEVVDRYAAGTRYGIGMDPRDGLMRIGEPGVQLTWMDAMVGDTIVTPRTGKPVEINALWYNALRAAAQLSDGGRDADRYEALSARVRASFGARFVRPGRDSLADVVDGVDGDDLSVRPNQIFAVSLPFPLLEGEAAAAVVRAVGRALLTSYGLRSLAPDAPGYRGTYEGDVLHRDYAYHEGTVWAWLLGPYAEAYHRVTGDAAGALDVLRPFEHHLRDGGLGTISEIFDGDPPHRPRGCIAQAWSVAEVLRVWRKLREAAGWRSRTAR; from the coding sequence TTGATCTCCTTCGGGCGGGCGATCTGCGGCGATCTGCCGTCGGCGCTGCGGCGCGAGTGGCTCGTCACGAACGGGATCGGCGGGTATGCGTCGGGCACGCTCGCGGGGGTCAACACCCGACGGTATCACGGGCTGCTCGTCGCGGCCCTCGCCCCGCCGGTCGGGCGGACGGTGCTGGTGGCGGGGCTCGTGGAGTTCGCCGTCGTGGACGGGCGGCGGCATCCGCTGTCGGCGCACGAGTTCGCCGGCGGGACCGTCGAGCCGGCCGGCCACCTCCACCTCGAGCGGTTCGATCTCGACGGTATGCTGCCGGTCTGGACGTACGCGGTCGACGACGCGTTGATCGAGCGCCGTGTGTGGATGGCCGAGGGCCGCAACACGACGTACGTCCGCTACCGGCTCGCGCGCGGCGGCGGCCCCATCGCGCTCCACATTACGCCGCTCGTCACGCGGCGCGACTTCCACGCGCTGCGGTCGGGCGCGGGCTGGCGCCCCGACGTCGGCGTCGCCGCCTCGGGCATCGCGATCCGCGCCGACGGCGCGCCGCCGTACCGCCTGCTCGCGCCGCGCGGCCGGTTTACGCTCGACGGAATGTGGTGGTGGAACTTTCTGCACCGCGAGGAGACCGCGCGCGGCCTGGACGACCGCGAGGATCTCTACGCGCCGGGGGCGTTCGAACTATCGCTGTCGGAGGGCGAGCCCGCGGTGCTGGTCGCGACCGCGGAAGAAGCGCCCGATCTCGACGCCACGGCGTCGCTCGGCGAGGCCCGCGCGCGGCAGGAGGCGCTCCTGCGCCTGGCGGGCGCCGAGCGCGCGGATCCGGTCGTCCGGCAGTTGACGCTGGCGGCGGACCAGTTCGTCGTCCGGCGCGGGGCCGGCCGCTCGGTGCTCGCGGGCTACCATTGGTTCAACGACTGGGGCCGCGACGCGATGATCGCGCTGCCGGGCCTGACGCTTGCCACCGGACGCCCGGACGACGCCGCGGCGATTCTCCGGACGTTCGTGGCGGCCGTCCGTGACGGCCTCCTTCCGAACCACTTCTCCCACTACGCATCCGGCGAGCCGGCGTACAACACCGCGGACGCGTCGCTCTGGTTCGTGCTGGCGGCGGCCGCGTACCTGGCGGCCGTCCGCGAGCGGGGATCGCCGGAGGACCGGGAGCTGTCCGCCGGCGTGCGACGGGCCGTGGGTGAGGTCGTCGACCGGTACGCGGCCGGCACCCGCTATGGGATCGGGATGGATCCGCGGGACGGTCTGATGCGCATCGGCGAGCCCGGCGTCCAGCTCACGTGGATGGACGCGATGGTGGGCGACACGATCGTCACGCCGCGCACCGGCAAACCGGTCGAGATCAACGCGCTCTGGTACAACGCGCTTCGGGCCGCGGCGCAGTTGTCGGACGGCGGCCGCGACGCCGACCGGTACGAGGCGCTGTCGGCACGCGTGCGGGCCTCGTTTGGCGCCCGGTTCGTGCGGCCGGGCCGCGACTCGCTCGCCGACGTCGTCGACGGGGTGGACGGCGACGACCTGAGCGTGCGGCCGAACCAGATCTTTGCGGTGTCGCTGCCGTTCCCGCTGCTGGAGGGGGAGGCGGCGGCGGCCGTCGTCCGCGCGGTCGGGCGCGCGCTGCTGACCTCGTACGGACTGCGCTCGCTGGCGCCGGACGCGCCGGGGTATCGCGGGACCTACGAAGGCGATGTGCTGCACCGCGATTACGCCTACCACGAGGGCACCGTGTGGGCCTGGCTGCTCGGACCGTACGCCGAAGCCTACCATCGGGTCACGGGGGACGCGGCCGGCGCGCTCGATGTGCTGCGGCCGTTCGAACACCACCTGAGGGACGGGGGACTTGGTACGATATCAGAGATCTTCGACGGCGACCCGCCGCACCGTCCCCGCGGCTGCATCGCGCAGGCCTGGAGCGTGGCCGAGGTGCTGAGGGTATGGCGGAAACTTCGGGAGGCTGCGGGGTGGCGTTCTCGCACGGCGCGGTGA
- a CDS encoding nitroreductase family protein: MAFSHGAVTEVPALLLTRRTVRFYKPDPVPDAIVRTLLEAAACAPTAHNAQPVRYVVIRSPEAKRRLADRMARRWRRDLEKGGTPEASIKVELRFSTRRFSDAPLLILAGYTMAEMDVYPDRARRAAEDTMAVQSAAAGIQNLLLAASVNGLGACWCCAPLFCAGIVRRALDLPDDFVPQALLTIGYPAHTPPVPPRKPLDAIVAYR; encoded by the coding sequence GTGGCGTTCTCGCACGGCGCGGTGACCGAGGTACCGGCGCTGCTTCTCACGCGGCGCACGGTGCGGTTCTACAAACCCGATCCCGTACCGGATGCGATCGTGCGCACGCTGCTCGAAGCGGCGGCCTGCGCGCCGACGGCGCACAACGCGCAGCCGGTGCGGTACGTCGTGATCCGGTCGCCGGAGGCGAAGCGGCGGCTCGCGGACCGGATGGCCCGCCGGTGGCGGCGGGACCTCGAGAAGGGCGGCACGCCGGAAGCATCGATCAAGGTGGAGCTGCGGTTCTCGACCCGGCGCTTCAGCGACGCGCCGCTGCTCATTCTGGCGGGCTACACGATGGCGGAGATGGACGTCTATCCCGACCGTGCGCGGCGGGCGGCCGAAGACACGATGGCGGTGCAGAGCGCGGCGGCGGGCATTCAGAACCTACTGCTCGCGGCGTCCGTGAACGGCCTCGGGGCCTGCTGGTGCTGTGCGCCGCTCTTTTGCGCCGGCATCGTGCGGCGGGCGCTCGATCTCCCGGACGATTTCGTGCCGCAGGCGCTGCTCACGATCGGCTACCCGGCGCATACGCCGCCCGTGCCCCCACGCAAGCCCCTCGACGCGATCGTCGCCTACCGCTGA
- the cofD gene encoding 2-phospho-L-lactate transferase, translating to MITVLCGGVGGVKLVDGLASVLRDPADLTVIVNTADDFEHLGLSISPDVDTVLYTLAGLVSDERGWGIEGETWAAMEMLGRYGLPVWFRLGDRDLATHIARTLWRRAGRRPTDVTAALAAALGVKPRVLPMTDGRVATFVHTPDGRLPFQEYFVKRGARDPVRRIELEGIETADPSPEVFRAIRDSALIIVAPSNPLVSVGPILALRGAAGALAATRALRIAVTPLIGGTAVKGPTVEMMRGAGMRADAAAVAELYAAFLDVFVLDARDEGAADAVRAAATPGRPFDVECADTLMADRAGRRRLARDVLRIAAARGVAADTVPADRGSER from the coding sequence GTGATCACCGTGCTCTGCGGCGGCGTGGGCGGCGTCAAGCTCGTGGACGGCCTCGCGTCCGTGCTGCGCGATCCGGCGGACCTGACTGTGATCGTCAACACCGCGGACGATTTCGAGCATCTCGGCCTGTCCATCTCGCCGGACGTGGACACCGTCTTGTACACGCTCGCCGGTCTCGTCAGCGATGAGCGCGGGTGGGGGATCGAGGGCGAGACGTGGGCGGCGATGGAGATGCTCGGCCGGTACGGCCTGCCGGTGTGGTTCCGGCTCGGCGACCGTGATCTCGCGACCCACATCGCGCGCACGCTGTGGCGGCGCGCCGGGCGCCGTCCGACCGACGTCACGGCCGCGCTGGCGGCGGCGCTCGGGGTGAAGCCGCGGGTGTTGCCGATGACGGACGGCCGGGTCGCGACCTTCGTCCACACGCCCGACGGGCGGCTGCCGTTTCAGGAGTACTTCGTGAAGCGGGGCGCGCGCGACCCCGTGCGCCGCATCGAACTGGAAGGCATCGAGACCGCGGACCCGTCGCCGGAGGTCTTCCGGGCGATTCGCGACTCCGCGCTGATCATCGTCGCGCCGAGCAATCCGCTCGTCAGCGTCGGCCCGATTTTGGCGCTGCGCGGCGCGGCCGGGGCCCTCGCCGCAACCCGCGCGCTCCGTATCGCGGTCACGCCGCTCATCGGCGGCACCGCCGTGAAGGGGCCGACGGTCGAGATGATGCGCGGCGCCGGCATGCGGGCCGACGCGGCCGCGGTCGCCGAACTCTATGCCGCGTTTCTCGACGTCTTCGTCCTCGACGCGCGCGACGAGGGCGCGGCGGACGCGGTCCGGGCGGCGGCGACGCCGGGCCGGCCGTTCGACGTCGAATGCGCCGATACGCTGATGGCCGACCGGGCGGGCAGGCGGCGCCTCGCGCGCGACGTGCTTCGCATCGCCGCTGCGCGCGGGGTGGCAGCGGACACCGTGCCCGCCGACCGCGGCTCGGAGCGATGA
- the cofC gene encoding 2-phospho-L-lactate guanylyltransferase → MRARAIVPQKRLLEAKSRLEGALSAADRAALSLAVLSHVCAALKAAPSVESIVVMTPDPAARRQAAAWGIPAIPDRRPGLNDALEQAMRNGGAPHAVLIVAADLPLLAPEDVEALLRSAGPGRLVLAPSKEGTGTNAVAVPPGMVFHPAYGGGSLWAHRRAARAGGHEVVEVRRPGLAFDLDTQEDLRALRYCDVFVPAAAVPDAARFGWR, encoded by the coding sequence ATGAGAGCGCGCGCGATTGTCCCTCAGAAGCGTCTGCTCGAGGCGAAGAGCCGGCTCGAAGGCGCGCTCTCGGCGGCGGACCGCGCGGCGCTGAGCCTCGCGGTGTTGTCGCACGTCTGCGCGGCGCTCAAGGCCGCGCCGAGCGTCGAGAGCATCGTCGTTATGACGCCGGATCCCGCGGCGCGGCGGCAGGCCGCGGCCTGGGGCATTCCGGCGATCCCCGACCGGCGGCCGGGCCTCAACGACGCGCTGGAGCAGGCGATGCGCAACGGCGGCGCGCCGCACGCTGTGCTCATCGTAGCTGCGGACCTGCCGCTCCTCGCGCCCGAGGACGTGGAGGCGCTGCTGCGCTCCGCCGGGCCCGGACGCCTTGTGCTCGCGCCCTCGAAGGAAGGGACCGGGACGAACGCCGTGGCGGTGCCGCCCGGAATGGTGTTTCATCCCGCCTATGGCGGGGGCAGCCTTTGGGCGCATCGGCGCGCCGCCCGCGCGGGCGGACACGAGGTCGTTGAGGTCCGGCGGCCCGGCCTCGCGTTCGACCTCGATACCCAGGAGGATCTTCGCGCGCTGCGCTACTGCGATGTTTTCGTGCCGGCGGCCGCCGTGCCGGACGCCGCCCGGTTTGGGTGGCGGTAG